Proteins co-encoded in one Sparus aurata chromosome 18, fSpaAur1.1, whole genome shotgun sequence genomic window:
- the LOC115568805 gene encoding DNA damage-inducible transcript 4-like protein: protein MVYTTALLLLSEEESVVEIIGKYFSQLTSPGTRSPSARRGSVESCDETENSPFANMDAGLEHEEGLLQQYVTRQIELCLTEAKASTLNCQVLLLPRKMTTRVGQDAVRSSADEPCGLRGACIKVYVERKDGLKSLGSIFPDPSVTPTFELSVIFKADEEDGWPALMHIFDTSKVLKLRPEYRLVKRKLYSSASPTIHDFS, encoded by the exons ATGGTGTATACCACGGCTCTGCTCCTCTTGTCGGAGGAAGAAAGCGTCGTAGAGATCATCGGGAAGTATTTCTCCCAACTCACCTCCCCGGGCACGAGGAGCCCCTCAGCCCGGCGGGGGAGCGTCGAAAGCTGCGATGAGACAGAAAACTCACCTT TTGCCAACATGGATGCAGGTTTGGAGCATGAAGAGGGTCTCCTTCAGCAATATGTGACCCGGCAGATCGAGCTCTGTCTCACAGAGGCTAAAGCTTCCACCCTCAACTGCCAGGTGCTGCTGCTTCCTCGCAAGATGACTACAAGGGTGGGACAGGACGCGGTGCGCTCCTCGGCTGATGAGCCCTGTGGGCTCCGGGGCGCCTGCATCAAGGTCTACGTAGAGCGCAAAGATGGCCTGAAGTCTTTGGGGAGCATCTTCCCAGACCCAAGTGTCACCCCAACATTTGAACTGTCAGTGATCTTCAAGGCGGACGAGGAGGACGGCTGGCCGGCCCTCATGCACATCTTTGATACCAGCAAAGTGTTGAAGCTGAGACCAGAGTACCGACTGGTGAAGAGGAAGCTCTACTCCTCTGCCAGCCCGACCATTCATGATTTCAGCTAG